TATGCAAAGCACAAAGTCCGGAAAACTTAAAAGATTTCTTTACAAACTATGCTTTAGTATGAAGAAGAAAAGCAACAGATGAGCAAAAAAACACAAGATTACTGGTTGATCCTCATTCGCCTGAAGAATTCAGATGTAATGGTGTATTGGTAAATATAAATGAATTCCACGAAGTTTATGAAACTAAACCTGGTGATGGTATGTATAAACCAAAAGAAGAAAGAACTAAAGTTTGATAATAAACTAATTAAACCATCTTAAAGATGGTTTTTTTCTTGTTTTAACTTATAATTTTATATAGAAGTAAGAGGTATATGATGCAAAAAGAAGTAAATATTATAGGAGCAGGATTGGCAGGTTGTGAAGCTGCTTATCTATTAGCTAATAATGGAGTGAAAGTCAATTTATTTGAAGTCAAATCTTTAATAAAAAATGATATTCAAAAAACTAATGACCTTGCAGAACTTGTTTGCTCAAATACTTTAAGAAGTAAATCTAAAAAAAATGCAGCTGGAATTTTAAAAAATGAAATGAGATTGTTAAACTCATTAGTTTTACAGGCAGCATTAGAAAATGAAATTCCCGGTGATGACGCTTTAAGTGTTGATCGATTTGGTTTTAGTAAATATATTACTGAGAAAATTAAAAATCATGAAAATATAACCTTAATTGAACAAGAAGTTTTTGAAATTGACTACACAAAAGTAACCATTATAGCTTCAGGGCCCTTAACAACAGAAAAATTAGGTAAAAATATTGAATTAATGACAGGAAATGAAAAATTATTCTTCTTAGATGCTTCTGCTCCTATCATCACAAAAGATAGTATTGATTTTAATAAGGTATATTGAGCAAGCAGACATAATGAAGGCAAAGATGGCCAATATATTTGCATTCCGCTTAATGAAGAGCAATTTAACGCATTTGTAGATGAGTTAAAAAATGCTGAGACAGTTAAATTAAAATCTTTTGAAAAAGAAATCTATTTTAAAGGATGTCAACCAATTGAGCAAATAGCTAAGACTAGTAAAAAAGTTTTATTAAATGGTCCTTTATCACCAAATAATTTAGCTGATCAAAACGGTGAAACTCCATTTGCGGTTATACAGCTACGACAAGATGATGCAATTGATTCACTTTATAATTTTGTTGGTTTTCAAACAAACATTAAATGACCAGAACAAAAAAGAATATTACAAACATTACCTGGTCTTGAAAATTTGAACATTGTTAGATATGGAGTTATGCATAAAAATTATTACATTAATTCACCAAAACTACTTAATAGAGGACTGCA
This is a stretch of genomic DNA from Mesoplasma coleopterae. It encodes these proteins:
- the trmFO gene encoding methylenetetrahydrofolate--tRNA-(uracil(54)-C(5))-methyltransferase (FADH(2)-oxidizing) TrmFO, encoding MQKEVNIIGAGLAGCEAAYLLANNGVKVNLFEVKSLIKNDIQKTNDLAELVCSNTLRSKSKKNAAGILKNEMRLLNSLVLQAALENEIPGDDALSVDRFGFSKYITEKIKNHENITLIEQEVFEIDYTKVTIIASGPLTTEKLGKNIELMTGNEKLFFLDASAPIITKDSIDFNKVYWASRHNEGKDGQYICIPLNEEQFNAFVDELKNAETVKLKSFEKEIYFKGCQPIEQIAKTSKKVLLNGPLSPNNLADQNGETPFAVIQLRQDDAIDSLYNFVGFQTNIKWPEQKRILQTLPGLENLNIVRYGVMHKNYYINSPKLLNRGLQVKRNKNVFFAGQITGVEGYIESASSGILTAINVLAYLNHKKIEQPSRRSMLGALNFYITNPKHQKLKPMKCNLGILDQQNKTVKSEFYSFDESEKEIRAFIKIISSFVKIGDNNE